The Corynebacterium marinum DSM 44953 genome contains the following window.
CCCTCATACGGGGTGTTCTCCGCCTTGGAGGCCATGTCCTCGCCGCGGGCGGTCCAGGTGGAGCCCGGGTCGACGACCGTGAGGTTCGCCGGCTCGCCGACCGCGATGGGCCGGCCGTGGCCGGGCAGCCGGACGATCTCGGCCGGACGCTCGCTCATGACCTTGGCCACCCAGCGCCAGTCGGCGCGGCCGGTGGCGACGAAGAGTTCCGCGACCACGGCCAGGGAGGTCTCCAGGCCGAGCATGCCCGGCTTGGCGTGCTCGAACTCGACGCACTTGTCCTCGGAGCCGTGCGGCGCGTGGTCGGTGGCCACGCAGTCGATGACGCCGTCGAGCAGCGCCTGGCGCAGCGCCAGGGTGTCGTGCTCCTCGCGCAGCGGCGGGTTGACGCGGAAGGTGCCGTCGTAGGTGTGCAGCTTCTCGTCGGTGAGCAGCAGGTGGTGCGGGGTCACCTCGGCGGACATGGGGATGTCCTGGGACTTCGCCCACTTGAGCAGCTCGACGGTGCCGGTGGTGGAGGCGTGGCAGACGTGGATGCGGTTGCCGTAGTCCCGCGCCAGCAGGGCGTCGCGCGCGACGATGGATTCCTCGGCGGCGCGCGGCCAGCCCCGCAGCCCCAGCTTCGCGGCGGTCTCCCCCTCGTGGGCGACCGAACCCTGCGTGAGCCGGGGTTCTTCGGCGTGCTGCGCCAGCAGGACGTCCTGGCCCTTGGCGTACTCGAGGGCGCGGCGCATGAGCTGCGGGTCCTCGACGCATTTGCCGTCGTCGGAGAACATCCGCACCTTCGCCTGCGAGGCGGCCATCATGCCGAACTCGGTGAGCTCCCTGCCCGCCAGCCCCTTGGTGATGGAGCCGACCGGGTGGACGTCGCAGATGCCGGCGTGCTGGCCCTTGAGCCACACGGATTCGGCGATGACCGGCTGGTCCATGACGGGGCTGGTGTTGGCCATGGTGAATACGGCGGTGAAGCCGCCCTTGGCGGCCGCCTGGGAACCGGTGATGACGGTCTCGGTGTCCTCGCGGCCCGGCTCGCGCAGGTGGACGTGGATGTCCACCAGTCCCGGCAGCAGCACGTGGCCGCCGCCGTCGACCGTGCGGTCCGTCTCCACGTCCCGGTCGGCGTCGAGGTCGACGATCACGCCGTCCTCGACGAGGACGGTGACGGGTTCCCCCTCGCCGTAGGGGCGGACGTCGACAAGCTTGAGGGTGCCCTGCGCGGCGGGTGCCAGCGGGCCCGTGGCGGGGTAGTCGGTGGTGGTCATGGATACTCCTAGATTCCGGGTGCGCCGTCGGCGGCGAGCAGGGTGAACAGGACGGCCATGCGCAGGTGGACACCGTTGTTGACCTGCTGGAGCACGGCCGCGTTGCCGTAGTCGGCGACGGCGTGGTTGATCTCCATGCCGCGGAGCATCGGGCCGGGGTGCATGATGATCGCCCCGTCCTTCATCTTCGCGGCGCGGGCCTTGGACAGGCCGAAGAACGTGGCGTACTCGCGGTGGGAGGGGAAGAACCCGCCCTGCATGCGCTCGGCCTGGACGCGCAGCATCATGACCACGTCGGCGTCCGGGATCTCGGCGTCGAAATCCTCGGCCACGCGCACGGGCCAGTTCTCCACGCCCGTGGGCAGGAGGGTCTGCGGCGCGACGAGCACGACCTCGGCGCCGAGCGTGGACAGCAGATCCACGTTCGAGCGCACGACGCGCGAGTGCAGGATGTCGCCGACGATGAGGACCTTGCGTCCCGCCACGTCGCCGAGGCGCTGGCGGATGGTGACGGCGTCGAGCAGCGCCTGGGTGGGGTGCTGGTGGAAACCGTCGCCGGCGTTGATCACCGACGGGCCCACGCCGCCCGGGGCGACCCAGTCGGCGACGAGCTGCGCGGCGCCCGAGGAGGGGTGGCGCATGATGATGGCGTCCGCGCCGATCGCGGCCAGGGTCAACGCGGTGTCCTTGAGGGATTCACCCTTCTTCACCGAGGAGGTGGAGGCCGAGAGGTTGATCACGTCGGCGCTCATCCACTTGCCAGCGGTCTCGAAGGATGCGCGGGTGCGGGTGGAATTCTCGTAGAAGAGGGAATAGATGGTGCGGCCGCGCAGGGTGGGCAGCTTCTTGATCTCCCTGCCCTCGAGGGCCTCGCGGAAACGGTCGGCCTCGTCCATGAGGCCCACGATCTCGTCGCGGTCCAGGTCGGCGATGGACAGCAGGTGCTTCATCAGGTGTTCTCCCGGTCATCGGGTCGGGTGAGGATGACGGCGTCGCGGCCGTCGATCGCCTCGAGGAGGACGGAGACGTCCTCGGCGCGTGAGGAGGGCAGGTTCTTGCCCACGTAGTCGGCGCGGATTGGCAGCTGCCGGTGGCCGCGGTCCACCAGGACGGCGAGCTGGATGTTCTCCGGGCGGCCGATGTCGCGCAGCGCGTCCAGGGCGGCGCGGATGGTGCGCCCGGAGAACAGCACGTCGTCCACCAGCACCACCGTCGCGCCGTCGATGCCGCCGGAGGGGATGGTGGTGGGCTTGAGCGCGCGGTGCGGCTTGTTGCGCAGGTCGTCCCGGTAGAGGGTGATGTCGAGAGCACCGACGGGCACCGCCACGCCGGAGAATTCCTCGATCTTCGCTGCCAGCCGTTCGGCCAGGGGCACTCCCCCCGAAGGAATGCCCAGCAGCATGATGGTCGCGGCGTCCGGGGAATCCAGCGCCGTTTTCTCGATGATCTGGTGCGCGATGCGTGCGACGGTACGCGCGACGTCGTCGGAGCCGAGCAGCTCCACGGTCGTTGCGGCGTCTGT
Protein-coding sequences here:
- the pyrR gene encoding bifunctional pyr operon transcriptional regulator/uracil phosphoribosyltransferase PyrR; the encoded protein is MSERTDAATTVELLGSDDVARTVARIAHQIIEKTALDSPDAATIMLLGIPSGGVPLAERLAAKIEEFSGVAVPVGALDITLYRDDLRNKPHRALKPTTIPSGGIDGATVVLVDDVLFSGRTIRAALDALRDIGRPENIQLAVLVDRGHRQLPIRADYVGKNLPSSRAEDVSVLLEAIDGRDAVILTRPDDRENT
- a CDS encoding dihydroorotase; this translates as MTTTDYPATGPLAPAAQGTLKLVDVRPYGEGEPVTVLVEDGVIVDLDADRDVETDRTVDGGGHVLLPGLVDIHVHLREPGREDTETVITGSQAAAKGGFTAVFTMANTSPVMDQPVIAESVWLKGQHAGICDVHPVGSITKGLAGRELTEFGMMAASQAKVRMFSDDGKCVEDPQLMRRALEYAKGQDVLLAQHAEEPRLTQGSVAHEGETAAKLGLRGWPRAAEESIVARDALLARDYGNRIHVCHASTTGTVELLKWAKSQDIPMSAEVTPHHLLLTDEKLHTYDGTFRVNPPLREEHDTLALRQALLDGVIDCVATDHAPHGSEDKCVEFEHAKPGMLGLETSLAVVAELFVATGRADWRWVAKVMSERPAEIVRLPGHGRPIAVGEPANLTVVDPGSTWTARGEDMASKAENTPYEGMEFSAKVTTTVLRGRLTCVDGAPAEPTDTYR
- a CDS encoding aspartate carbamoyltransferase catalytic subunit; protein product: MKHLLSIADLDRDEIVGLMDEADRFREALEGREIKKLPTLRGRTIYSLFYENSTRTRASFETAGKWMSADVINLSASTSSVKKGESLKDTALTLAAIGADAIIMRHPSSGAAQLVADWVAPGGVGPSVINAGDGFHQHPTQALLDAVTIRQRLGDVAGRKVLIVGDILHSRVVRSNVDLLSTLGAEVVLVAPQTLLPTGVENWPVRVAEDFDAEIPDADVVMMLRVQAERMQGGFFPSHREYATFFGLSKARAAKMKDGAIIMHPGPMLRGMEINHAVADYGNAAVLQQVNNGVHLRMAVLFTLLAADGAPGI